A single genomic interval of Perca fluviatilis chromosome 19, GENO_Pfluv_1.0, whole genome shotgun sequence harbors:
- the pgbd5 gene encoding piggyBac transposable element-derived protein 5, with protein sequence MAECGRKALSLLEAARSRYESLQISDDVFGESGDDSSDNPFYSTSGDSDSDNYIAEVGEEDQHHHHHQKRGGKESCGQRGGAGGGGSGRIGAGPPGSLSRSQAEEEGWTETLQDVTVPPFKETYGPAQKMPVTATALDFFQLFVPDNCIQNMVTQTNMYAKKFQERFGSDEGWRPVTAQEMKAFLGFVTSTSVHRCESVLSIWSSGFFSNRSIALKMSQARFEKILKYFHIVAFRPSQGSNQGLYKIQPFLDSLQQSFSYTFRPSQTQVLHEPLIDEDPVFITTCTERELRKRKKRKFSLWVRQCTSTGFICQISVHLKEGTDALATLKNKPQLHSLVAKQLCQNISGKNSIIFTGPSITSLSLFTEFSKQDIYCCGLLSTRKSDCTGLPQNMLVCGSTPAQRGQSRVMMKGSMSLISWYNKGHFRFLTNGYSPTKQGIIIKRKSGEIPCPLAVEAFAAHLSYICKYDDKYSKYFIFHKPNKTWQQVFWLSISIAINNAYILYKMSDAYTVKRYSRAQFGERLVRELLDLDDCSPTQ encoded by the exons ATGGCGGAGTGCGGGCGAAAGGCGCTGTCTCTCCTGGAAGCGGCCCGGTCCCGGTACGAGAGCCTGCAGATATCCGACGACGTGTTCGGCGAGTCCGGGGATGACAGCAGCGACAATCCCTTCTACAGTACCTCCGGAGACTCCGACTCTGACAACTACATAGCCGAGGTAGGCGAGGAGGaccagcaccaccaccaccaccaaaaaCGGGGCGGCAAGGAGAGCTGCGGGCAACGCGGGGGAGCAGGAGGTGGCGGCAGCGGGAGAATCGGAGCCGGTCCCCCGGGCTCTCTGTCCCGTAGTCAGGCAGAGGAGGAGGGCTGGACGGAGACTCTGCAGGATGTCACGGTGCCGCCGTTTAAAGAGACATATG GCCCTGCTCAGAAGATGCCGGTCACCGCCACGGCTTTGGACTTCTTCCAGCTCTTCGTCCCAGACAATTGCATCCAAAACATGGTCACCCAGACTAACATGTATGCCAAGAAGTTCCAGGAACGCTTCGGCTCAGACGAAGGCTGGCGTCCTGTCACAGCCCAGGAGATGAAGGCCTTCCTGGGCTTTGTCACCTCCACCAGTGTGCACCGCTGTGAGTCGGTGCTCAGCATCTGGAGCTCAGGCTTCTTCAGCAACCGGAGCATCGCCTTGAAGATGAGCCAGGCGCGCTTTGAAAAGATCCTCAAGTACTTCCACATTGTGGCTTTCCGACCGTCACAGGGAAGCAACCAGGGCCTGTACAAGATCCAGCCCTTCCTGGACTCGCTGCAGCAGTCGTTCAGCTACACCTTCAGACCTTCACAGACACAG GTTCTTCATGAGCCATTGATAGACGAGGATCCGGTGTTCATTACCACCTGTACGGAAAGAGagctgaggaagaggaagaagaggaagttcAGCCTCTGGGTTCGACAGTGTACCTCCACCGGATTCATCTGTCAG ATCTCAGTCCATCTGAAGGAGGGCACAGACGCTCTGGCCACCTTGAAGAACAAACCTCAGCTCCACAGCCTTGTGGCCAAGCAGCTCTGCCAGAACATCTCCGGCAAGAACAGCATCATCTTCACCGGGCCGTCCATCACTAGCCTCAGCCTCTTCACTGAATTCAGCAAACAAG ATATCTACTGCTGTGGACTGCTGAGCACCAGGAAGAGTGACTGTACAGGCTTACCACAAAACATGCTGGTCTGCGGCTCCACGCCAGCGCAGCGCGGCCAATCACGAGTAATGATGAAAGGCAGCATGTCACTGATCAGCTGGTACAACAAGGGACACTTCAGGTTTCTCACCAACGGCTATTCCCCAACAAAACAAG GTATCATCATTAAGAGGAAAAGCGGGGAGATCCCATGTCCCTTGGCTGTTGAGGCCTTTGCGGCGCACCTCAGTTACATCTGCAAATATGACGACAAGTACAGCAA GTACTTTATCTTCCATAAGCCCAACAAGACCTGGCAGCAGGTGTTTTGGTTGAGCATCAGCATCGCCATCAACAACGCGTACATCCTCTACAAGATGTCTGACGCCTACACGGTGAAACGCTACAGCCGAGCGCAGTTTGGAGAGAGACTGGTCAGAGAGCTGCTGGATTTAGACGACTGCTCCCCCacacagtga